A single genomic interval of Pseudomonas sp. FeN3W harbors:
- the ccmB gene encoding heme exporter protein CcmB, which translates to MSSVFTLLLARETRLLFRRPAELANPLVFFAIVIALFPLAVGPETQLLQTISPGLVWVAALLAVLLSLDGLFRSDFEDGSLEQWVVSPHPLALLVLAKVLAHWAFSGLALVLLAPLLGLMLGLPLGTIPVLLISLLLGTPILSLLGAVGAALTVGLKRGGLLLALLILPLYIPVLILGSGALQASLQGLPAVGHLLWLASLTALAVTLTPFAIAAGLKISVGE; encoded by the coding sequence ATGAGCAGCGTATTCACACTTCTGCTGGCGCGCGAGACGCGTCTGCTGTTCCGTCGCCCGGCCGAGTTGGCCAACCCGCTGGTGTTCTTCGCCATCGTCATCGCGTTGTTTCCGCTTGCGGTAGGGCCGGAGACCCAGCTTCTGCAAACCATCTCTCCCGGCCTGGTCTGGGTGGCAGCGCTGCTGGCCGTTCTGCTGTCACTGGATGGTCTTTTTCGCAGTGATTTCGAAGATGGCTCGCTTGAGCAGTGGGTCGTTTCGCCGCACCCGCTCGCGCTCCTGGTTCTCGCCAAAGTACTGGCACACTGGGCTTTTTCCGGGTTGGCGCTGGTGCTGCTGGCGCCACTTTTGGGCTTGATGTTGGGTCTGCCGCTTGGGACCATTCCGGTGCTGCTGATTTCACTGTTGCTGGGGACGCCGATCCTGAGCCTGCTCGGTGCGGTCGGCGCGGCGTTGACCGTAGGGTTGAAACGGGGTGGCTTGCTGCTGGCGCTGCTTATCCTGCCTCTCTACATCCCGGTGCTGATTCTCGGCAGTGGCGCACTGCAAGCGTCGTTGCAAGGCTTGCCGGCTGTCGGGCATCTGCTCTGGCTGGCCAGTCTGACCGCGTTGGCCGTGACTCTTACACCCTTTGCGATAGCTGCCGGGCTGAAGATCAGCGTTGGCGAATAG
- a CDS encoding heme ABC transporter permease, whose translation MNWTWFHKLGSPKWFYEISGRWLPWLAWAAVLLVSVGVVWGLAFAPEDYQQGNSFRIIYIHVPAAFLAQSIYVMLAVAGVVGLVWKMKLADVALQQAAPIGAWMTFIALLTGAVWGKPTWGAWWVWDARLTSMLILLFLYFGIIALGQAISNRDSAAKACAVLAIVGVVNIPIIKYSVEWWNTLHQPATFTVTEKPAMPVEMWLPLLVMVIGFYCFFTVVLLMRMRLEVLRRESRASWVKNEVKALVGNNS comes from the coding sequence ATGAACTGGACATGGTTTCACAAGCTGGGCTCACCCAAATGGTTCTACGAGATCAGCGGCCGCTGGTTGCCCTGGCTGGCTTGGGCAGCCGTGTTGCTGGTCAGCGTCGGTGTGGTCTGGGGCCTGGCGTTCGCGCCCGAGGATTACCAGCAGGGCAACAGCTTTCGGATCATCTATATCCACGTGCCGGCTGCGTTTCTCGCTCAGTCGATCTACGTGATGCTCGCCGTGGCGGGCGTGGTCGGGCTCGTCTGGAAGATGAAACTGGCCGATGTGGCTCTGCAGCAGGCCGCACCCATCGGCGCCTGGATGACCTTCATCGCCCTGCTGACCGGTGCGGTCTGGGGCAAGCCGACCTGGGGCGCCTGGTGGGTATGGGATGCGCGGCTGACCTCGATGCTTATCCTGCTGTTTCTGTACTTCGGCATCATTGCGCTCGGACAGGCGATCAGCAATCGTGACAGCGCGGCCAAGGCGTGCGCTGTGCTGGCCATCGTCGGGGTGGTGAACATCCCGATCATCAAGTACTCGGTGGAGTGGTGGAACACGCTGCACCAGCCGGCAACGTTCACCGTCACCGAAAAGCCGGCCATGCCAGTAGAAATGTGGCTGCCGCTGCTGGTGATGGTGATCGGCTTCTACTGCTTCTTCACCGTGGTGCTGCTGATGCGCATGCGCCTGGAAGTGCTGCGCCGCGAGTCGCGCGCCAGTTGGGTGAAGAATGAGGTCAAGGCTCTGGTAGGAAACAACTCGTGA
- the ccmD gene encoding heme exporter protein CcmD yields MNFSSFADFIAMGNHGVYVWTSYGISLAVLILNVALPVLARRRYLQDEARRLRREESK; encoded by the coding sequence GTGAACTTTTCATCCTTCGCGGATTTCATCGCCATGGGCAATCATGGCGTGTACGTCTGGACCTCCTATGGCATCAGCCTGGCTGTCCTGATTCTCAACGTTGCGCTGCCAGTCCTGGCGCGTCGGCGTTACCTGCAAGATGAGGCGCGTCGTTTGCGCCGGGAGGAGTCGAAGTGA
- the ccmE gene encoding cytochrome c maturation protein CcmE — MNPVRKKRLFIVLAILAGVGIAVALALSALQQNINLFYTPTQIAAGEAPEGTRIRAGGLVEEGSVKRTNDSLSVAFRVTDGAQAITISYQGILPDLFREGQGIVALGRVNSDGVLIADEVLAKHDENYMPPEVTQALEKSGMMKHYEGGKQEYAK, encoded by the coding sequence GTGAATCCGGTGCGCAAGAAGCGTCTTTTCATCGTCCTGGCGATCCTCGCCGGTGTCGGTATCGCCGTGGCGCTGGCGTTGTCCGCTCTGCAGCAGAACATCAACCTGTTCTACACACCGACTCAGATCGCCGCGGGGGAGGCCCCCGAAGGCACCCGGATTCGAGCCGGCGGCCTGGTCGAAGAGGGTTCGGTGAAGCGTACCAACGACTCACTCAGCGTTGCCTTCCGCGTCACTGACGGCGCCCAGGCGATCACCATCAGCTATCAGGGCATTCTCCCGGACCTGTTTCGCGAAGGGCAGGGCATCGTCGCGCTGGGTCGGGTCAATTCGGACGGCGTCCTGATTGCCGACGAAGTGCTGGCCAAGCATGACGAAAACTACATGCCGCCTGAGGTGACACAGGCGCTGGAGAAGAGCGGCATGATGAAGCACTACGAGGGTGGTAAGCAGGAGTACGCGAAATGA
- a CDS encoding heme lyase CcmF/NrfE family subunit has product MIPELGHLAMILALCLAVVQATLPLIGAWRGDRQWMGLAQPAAWGQFAFLGFSFACLTYAFMVDDFSVAYVAHNSNSALPWYYKFSAVWGAHEGSLLLWAFILAGWTFAVAIFSRQLPEDMLARVLGVMGLISIGFLLFLIVTSNPFERLLPQVPMDGRDLNPLLQDFGLIVHPPMLYMGYVGFSVAFAFAIAALLGGRLDAAWARWSRPWTLVAWAFLGLGIALGSWWAYYELGWGGWWFWDPVENASFMPWLVGTALIHSLAVTEKRGVFKSWTVLLAIAAFSLSLLGTFLVRSGVLTSVHAFATDPERGVFILVFLLMVVGGSLTLFAMRAPVVKSQVGFGLWSRETLLLVNNLLLVVATAMILLGTLYPLLLDALSGAKLSVGPPYFNAMFVPLIGALMVTLGVGILVRWKDTPLKWLLGMLTPVLITSVVLGGLGSLLFGDFNWAVLAVSLLAAWVVIAGIRDLLDKTRHKGLLKGMRSLAPSYWGMHLAHLGLAVCAIGVVLTSHQSAERDLRLAPGESLSLGGYEFVFEGAVHHEGPNFTSDKATIRVLDGNKQIATLHPEKRLYTVQQMPMTEAGIDAGFTRDLYVALGEPLGDGAWAVRVHIKPFVRWIWLGALMMGLGGVLAASDRRYRVKVKTRVREALGMAAQGA; this is encoded by the coding sequence ATGATTCCCGAGCTCGGCCATCTGGCGATGATTCTGGCGCTGTGCCTGGCGGTGGTCCAGGCCACGTTACCGCTGATCGGCGCATGGCGTGGCGACAGGCAATGGATGGGGCTGGCCCAACCAGCCGCCTGGGGCCAGTTCGCCTTTCTAGGTTTCTCCTTCGCCTGTCTGACCTACGCTTTCATGGTCGACGATTTCTCCGTTGCCTACGTCGCCCACAACTCCAACAGCGCCTTGCCCTGGTACTACAAGTTCAGCGCGGTATGGGGCGCGCACGAGGGCTCCTTGCTGTTGTGGGCATTCATCCTGGCCGGCTGGACCTTCGCCGTGGCGATCTTCTCCCGTCAGCTGCCGGAAGACATGCTGGCGCGCGTGCTCGGCGTCATGGGCTTGATCAGCATCGGTTTCCTGCTCTTTCTTATCGTCACTTCGAACCCCTTCGAGCGGCTGCTGCCGCAGGTTCCAATGGATGGACGCGACCTCAATCCACTGCTGCAGGATTTCGGTCTGATCGTGCATCCACCGATGCTCTACATGGGTTACGTCGGTTTCTCGGTCGCCTTCGCCTTCGCCATCGCCGCGTTGCTCGGTGGACGCCTGGATGCGGCTTGGGCGCGCTGGTCCCGTCCGTGGACGCTGGTGGCCTGGGCGTTCCTCGGTCTGGGTATTGCGCTGGGTTCCTGGTGGGCCTATTACGAGCTCGGCTGGGGTGGCTGGTGGTTCTGGGACCCGGTGGAAAATGCCTCGTTCATGCCTTGGCTGGTCGGTACCGCGCTGATCCACTCGCTTGCCGTCACCGAGAAGCGCGGCGTGTTCAAGAGCTGGACGGTGCTGCTGGCAATCGCGGCGTTCTCGTTGAGTCTGCTCGGCACCTTCCTCGTCCGTTCCGGCGTACTCACCTCCGTCCACGCCTTCGCCACCGACCCCGAGCGTGGCGTGTTCATCCTGGTCTTTCTGCTGATGGTGGTAGGCGGCTCGCTGACGCTGTTCGCCATGCGCGCGCCTGTGGTCAAAAGCCAGGTCGGGTTTGGCCTGTGGTCGCGCGAGACGCTGCTGCTGGTCAACAACCTGCTGCTCGTCGTCGCCACGGCAATGATTCTGCTTGGCACGCTCTACCCGCTGCTGCTGGATGCATTGTCCGGTGCCAAGCTTTCCGTCGGTCCTCCGTACTTCAACGCCATGTTCGTTCCGCTGATTGGCGCGCTGATGGTGACGCTGGGCGTCGGCATCCTGGTGCGCTGGAAGGACACCCCGCTGAAGTGGTTGCTCGGCATGCTCACGCCAGTGTTGATCACCAGCGTAGTGCTCGGTGGTCTGGGCTCGTTGTTGTTCGGCGACTTCAACTGGGCGGTGCTTGCGGTGTCGCTGCTGGCGGCCTGGGTGGTGATCGCCGGCATCCGTGATCTGCTGGACAAGACGCGCCACAAGGGTTTGTTAAAAGGCATGCGCAGCCTGGCGCCAAGCTATTGGGGCATGCATCTGGCGCACCTCGGACTGGCCGTCTGCGCCATTGGCGTGGTGCTCACCAGCCACCAGAGCGCCGAGCGTGACCTGCGCCTGGCTCCGGGTGAATCGCTGTCGCTTGGCGGCTATGAGTTCGTCTTCGAGGGCGCGGTGCATCATGAAGGGCCGAACTTCACCTCGGACAAGGCGACCATCCGCGTGCTCGATGGGAACAAGCAGATCGCCACGCTGCACCCGGAGAAGCGTCTGTACACCGTGCAACAGATGCCGATGACCGAGGCAGGGATCGATGCGGGATTCACCCGCGACCTCTATGTCGCGCTGGGTGAGCCGCTGGGCGATGGAGCGTGGGCGGTACGCGTTCACATCAAGCCCTTCGTTCGCTGGATCTGGCTCGGAGCGCTGATGATGGGGCTTGGCGGCGTGCTGGCGGCGAGTGATCGTCGTTATCGAGTCAAGGTGAAGACCCGCGTGCGTGAAGCGCTGGGCATGGCCGCACAAGGAGCCTGA
- a CDS encoding DsbE family thiol:disulfide interchange protein, whose amino-acid sequence MKRLLMLLPLVIFLVVSVFLYRGLFLDPSELPSALIGKPLPAFSLPSVEDEQRVITAEDLKGKPALVNVWATWCVACKVEHPVLNRLAAQGVVIFGVNYKDDNAAALKWLNEFHDPYQLNIRDERGSLGLDLGVYGAPETFLIDKQGIIRHKFVGVIDDRVWREQLAALYQELVDE is encoded by the coding sequence GTGAAAAGATTGCTGATGTTGCTGCCGCTGGTGATTTTCCTGGTGGTTTCAGTGTTCCTTTATCGCGGCCTGTTTCTCGATCCTTCCGAGCTGCCTTCGGCGCTGATCGGCAAGCCACTACCGGCGTTCTCGTTGCCGTCGGTGGAAGACGAGCAGCGCGTCATCACCGCCGAGGACCTCAAGGGCAAGCCGGCGCTGGTCAACGTGTGGGCGACCTGGTGCGTCGCCTGCAAGGTCGAGCACCCGGTGCTGAACCGGCTTGCAGCTCAGGGTGTGGTGATTTTTGGCGTCAACTACAAGGACGACAACGCCGCGGCCTTGAAGTGGCTCAACGAGTTCCACGACCCTTACCAGCTGAACATCCGCGACGAGCGCGGCAGTCTCGGTCTGGACCTGGGAGTCTATGGCGCCCCGGAGACCTTCCTTATCGACAAGCAGGGCATCATCCGCCATAAGTTCGTCGGCGTGATCGATGATCGTGTCTGGCGCGAACAGCTGGCAGCGCTCTATCAGGAGCTGGTGGACGAATGA
- a CDS encoding cytochrome c-type biogenesis protein translates to MKRLIRGALLGLFLVTTAQAAIDTYEFRDEAERERYRTLTEELRCPKCQNQNIADSNAPIAMDLRQEIFRMLEEGKSNDQIVDYLVDRYGDFVRYNPPVNAKTLLLWYGPAGLLVLGFGVLTVILVRRRRVEKAPASTLSETERERLAQLLDKKDS, encoded by the coding sequence ATGAAACGACTGATCCGCGGTGCGCTGCTTGGTCTGTTCCTGGTCACGACCGCCCAGGCTGCAATCGATACCTATGAATTCAGGGACGAAGCCGAGCGAGAGCGCTACCGCACCCTAACCGAAGAGCTGCGCTGCCCGAAGTGCCAGAACCAGAACATTGCCGATTCCAACGCACCGATCGCCATGGACCTGCGCCAGGAAATCTTCCGCATGCTGGAGGAGGGCAAGAGCAATGACCAGATCGTCGACTATCTCGTCGATCGCTATGGCGACTTCGTCCGTTACAACCCGCCGGTAAATGCGAAAACCCTGCTGCTCTGGTATGGGCCGGCTGGATTGCTGGTCCTCGGCTTCGGCGTGCTGACCGTAATCCTGGTGCGTCGCCGCCGGGTCGAAAAGGCTCCTGCATCAACCCTTTCCGAGACCGAGCGCGAGCGTCTCGCCCAGCTTCTGGATAAAAAAGACTCATGA
- the ccmI gene encoding c-type cytochrome biogenesis protein CcmI — translation MIDFWIAAGALLLVALAFLLLPILRGRRAQAEEDRTALNVALYEERLAELTSQHAAGTLTAEQLEAGRADAARELLEDTENSDKPRIAKLGRSAPLIAAVLVPLMGYGLYMHWGASDKVQMARQFSEQPRTVEEVTAHLEQAVQEQPDSAEAWYFLGRTYMNQERPADAAKAFGRVVEIAGRQPELLGQLAQALYFAGDRQWSDKLQALTDEALQGDPQEVTSLGLLGIAAFEEARYQDAVRFWEQLVAALPENDPSREAIRGGIERARQQMEGGSSTAEQASAATEKAGTAGASLQIQVALGSKVAESVSPQDTVFVFARAVAGPPVPLAAKRLTVADLPATVTLGDADAMVPSMKISSVEQVTVMARVSRSGDATKGEWMGQSEALDTASENTVDLVIDRAEAP, via the coding sequence ATGATCGATTTCTGGATAGCCGCCGGTGCGTTGCTGCTGGTGGCATTGGCTTTTCTGTTGCTGCCCATCTTGCGTGGCCGTAGAGCCCAGGCCGAAGAAGACCGTACTGCGCTGAATGTAGCCCTGTACGAAGAGCGTCTCGCCGAGTTGACCTCTCAGCACGCTGCCGGAACCTTGACTGCCGAGCAGCTGGAAGCTGGGCGAGCAGATGCTGCGCGCGAGCTGTTGGAGGACACCGAGAACAGCGACAAGCCGCGAATCGCCAAGCTTGGTCGTAGCGCTCCGCTGATTGCAGCGGTCCTGGTGCCCCTTATGGGCTACGGGCTCTATATGCACTGGGGCGCCAGCGACAAGGTTCAGATGGCTCGGCAGTTTTCGGAGCAGCCTCGCACGGTCGAGGAAGTGACCGCTCATCTGGAGCAGGCCGTACAGGAGCAACCGGATTCTGCCGAAGCCTGGTACTTCCTGGGGCGTACTTATATGAACCAGGAGCGTCCAGCCGACGCAGCCAAGGCCTTCGGGCGTGTAGTGGAGATCGCGGGTCGTCAGCCCGAGCTGCTCGGTCAGCTGGCGCAGGCGCTGTATTTCGCCGGTGATCGTCAATGGTCCGATAAGCTGCAAGCCCTTACTGATGAAGCACTGCAGGGCGATCCGCAGGAAGTGACCAGTCTTGGCCTGCTCGGCATCGCGGCATTCGAGGAAGCGCGTTATCAGGATGCCGTGCGCTTCTGGGAGCAGCTGGTTGCGGCGCTTCCGGAGAACGATCCTTCGCGCGAAGCGATCCGTGGTGGCATCGAGCGGGCGCGGCAGCAGATGGAAGGTGGCAGTTCCACCGCCGAACAGGCATCAGCCGCGACTGAAAAGGCAGGCACTGCAGGTGCCTCGTTGCAGATTCAGGTTGCGCTGGGCTCGAAGGTGGCGGAATCGGTTTCGCCGCAAGATACGGTTTTCGTATTCGCTCGCGCAGTGGCGGGGCCACCCGTTCCGCTGGCAGCGAAACGCCTGACGGTCGCCGATCTGCCAGCAACCGTCACGCTTGGCGACGCCGATGCGATGGTGCCTTCGATGAAAATTTCCAGCGTCGAGCAGGTCACCGTAATGGCACGAGTCTCCCGTTCCGGCGACGCAACAAAAGGGGAGTGGATGGGTCAAAGCGAAGCGCTAGATACCGCGAGCGAAAACACCGTCGATCTGGTGATCGACCGCGCCGAGGCTCCCTGA
- a CDS encoding flagellar protein FliT has translation MNASVKRLEETGSALRDALTQQDWAAISMLDRECRNAVDEAMQAHERDDGVVRQRLQELLDLYGELVMTCQIEQARVAGELRQLNQSQQGAKVYQLFA, from the coding sequence ATGAATGCTTCCGTCAAGCGTCTCGAAGAAACTGGATCCGCTCTACGCGATGCGCTTACGCAGCAGGACTGGGCCGCTATCAGCATGCTGGATCGCGAGTGCCGCAACGCCGTAGACGAGGCGATGCAGGCGCACGAACGTGACGACGGCGTGGTGCGTCAGCGGTTGCAGGAGCTTCTTGACCTGTATGGAGAGCTGGTGATGACCTGCCAGATCGAACAGGCACGGGTCGCTGGCGAGCTACGGCAGCTGAATCAGTCTCAACAGGGCGCCAAGGTCTACCAGTTGTTCGCATAA
- a CDS encoding sigma-54 dependent transcriptional regulator, translating into MWRETKILLIDDDHDRRRDLAVILNFLSEDHLACSSSEWQEAVASLESSRVVNGVMLGDVSSKGGAVELIKQMGKWDENVPLMLIGEPAPADWPDDLRRRVLTSLEMPPSYNKLLDSLHRAQIYREMYDQAKSRGRQREPNLFRSLVGTSRAVQHVRQMMEQVADTEASVLILGESGTGKEVVARNLHYHSKRRQGPFVPVNCGAIPAELLESELFGHEKGAFTGAITARAGRFELAEGGTLFLDEIGDMPLPMQVKLLRVLQERTFERVGSNRTQNADVRIIAATHKDLEKMIEEGTFREDLYYRLNVFPIEMAPLRERVEDIPLLMNELISRMEHEKRGSIRFNSAAIMSLCRHDWPGNVRELANLVERMAIMHPYGVIGVMELPKKFRHVDDDDEQYATSLHDEMEERAAISAPMVVPEAQAMLPIEGLDLKEYLGNLEQGLIHQALEDAGGVVARAAERLRIRRTTLVEKMRKYGMNRRDDDMGD; encoded by the coding sequence ATGTGGCGTGAAACCAAGATTTTGTTGATAGACGATGATCATGACCGCCGGCGCGACCTGGCTGTCATCCTGAATTTTCTCAGCGAGGATCATCTGGCTTGTTCAAGCAGTGAATGGCAGGAGGCGGTCGCCAGCCTCGAGTCCAGCCGTGTTGTCAACGGTGTCATGCTGGGTGACGTGTCCTCAAAGGGCGGCGCCGTCGAACTGATCAAGCAGATGGGAAAATGGGATGAAAATGTCCCACTGATGCTGATCGGTGAGCCCGCTCCGGCGGACTGGCCGGACGATCTGCGACGCCGAGTGCTGACCAGTCTGGAAATGCCTCCCAGCTATAACAAGCTGCTCGACTCCCTGCACCGTGCGCAGATCTATCGCGAAATGTACGATCAGGCGAAGTCCCGTGGTCGCCAGCGCGAGCCCAATCTTTTCCGCAGCCTGGTCGGCACCAGTCGAGCGGTTCAGCACGTCCGGCAGATGATGGAACAGGTCGCCGATACCGAAGCCAGTGTGCTGATTCTTGGTGAATCCGGCACCGGCAAGGAAGTGGTCGCGCGAAATCTGCACTACCACTCGAAGCGGCGTCAGGGGCCCTTTGTGCCTGTCAATTGCGGGGCGATTCCGGCGGAGTTGCTGGAAAGCGAACTGTTCGGGCATGAGAAGGGCGCCTTTACCGGTGCGATTACTGCTCGCGCGGGTCGTTTCGAGCTTGCCGAGGGCGGTACGCTGTTTCTCGATGAGATAGGCGACATGCCGTTGCCGATGCAGGTCAAGCTGCTGCGGGTTCTGCAGGAGCGCACATTCGAGCGCGTTGGCAGCAACCGTACGCAGAATGCCGATGTGCGCATCATCGCGGCGACGCACAAGGACCTGGAGAAAATGATCGAGGAGGGGACCTTCCGCGAGGACCTCTACTATCGTCTGAATGTCTTCCCCATCGAGATGGCGCCGCTACGGGAGCGTGTCGAGGATATCCCGCTGCTGATGAACGAGCTGATCTCGCGCATGGAGCATGAAAAGCGCGGCTCTATACGTTTCAACTCGGCGGCGATCATGTCGCTGTGTCGGCACGATTGGCCGGGCAATGTCCGCGAGCTGGCCAACCTGGTGGAGCGCATGGCGATCATGCATCCCTATGGCGTCATCGGGGTAATGGAGCTGCCGAAGAAGTTTCGCCATGTCGACGACGATGACGAGCAGTACGCGACCAGCCTGCATGATGAGATGGAAGAGCGCGCGGCAATCAGTGCGCCGATGGTAGTGCCCGAAGCTCAGGCGATGCTGCCGATCGAGGGGCTGGATCTCAAGGAGTACCTCGGCAACCTGGAGCAGGGACTTATTCATCAGGCCCTCGAAGATGCCGGTGGCGTAGTGGCTCGCGCGGCTGAACGGTTGAGGATTCGCCGTACCACGCTGGTCGAGAAAATGCGCAAGTACGGTATGAATCGTCGCGACGACGATATGGGCGACTAG
- a CDS encoding ATP-binding protein, which produces MNSVTKPSASSFDAPDVLALTRSLELFRQVSGQLGESEELLQVRVAELKGLLAEAGELRQQELEEKERLAQRLQSVLDLLPGGVVVIDGQGVVRDANPVGLELLGEPLVGQPWREIIGRCFAPRRDDGHEISLRNGRRLSIATRSLAGEPGQLVLLTDLTETRRLQDQLARHERLSSLGRMVASLAHQIRTPLSTALLYASHLEQGGLSEQQQQRFAGNLKARLHELEHQVRDMLIFARGDLPLNDRLSPAALLSALRSSAEPRLQGASVRWQCDVQGVEVLCNRDTLVGALLNLIENALQASAGAPRLKVHLYRRNETLRVCISDCGKGIDAETLSRLGEPFFTTRTTGTGLGLAVAKAVARAHQGELQLRSRPGRGTSALMSLPLIPATHKPE; this is translated from the coding sequence GTGAATTCCGTCACCAAGCCCTCCGCGAGTTCATTCGATGCCCCAGACGTGCTGGCGTTGACTCGATCACTCGAGCTCTTTCGTCAGGTCTCCGGGCAGCTAGGCGAATCCGAGGAGCTGTTGCAGGTACGCGTCGCCGAGCTCAAGGGGCTGCTTGCCGAGGCCGGCGAGCTTCGACAACAGGAGCTGGAGGAGAAAGAGCGTCTCGCGCAGCGATTGCAGAGCGTTCTCGACCTGTTGCCAGGTGGTGTCGTCGTGATCGATGGGCAGGGTGTGGTGCGTGATGCCAATCCGGTTGGCCTTGAGCTGTTGGGCGAGCCGCTGGTGGGTCAGCCCTGGCGCGAGATTATTGGCCGCTGTTTTGCGCCGCGCCGGGACGACGGGCACGAGATATCGCTACGCAATGGTCGCCGCCTGTCGATCGCTACGCGCTCGCTTGCCGGGGAACCTGGCCAGCTGGTGCTGCTCACCGACCTTACCGAGACCCGCCGGCTTCAGGATCAGCTGGCGCGTCATGAGCGGCTGTCGTCGCTGGGGCGCATGGTGGCTTCGCTTGCCCATCAGATTCGCACTCCACTGTCCACCGCGTTGCTATATGCCAGTCACCTCGAACAGGGCGGCCTGAGCGAACAGCAACAGCAGCGCTTCGCCGGCAATCTGAAGGCTCGTCTGCACGAGTTGGAGCATCAGGTCCGTGACATGCTGATCTTCGCCCGCGGTGATCTGCCGTTGAACGATCGACTGAGTCCTGCAGCGCTGCTGTCAGCGCTGCGTTCGTCTGCCGAGCCACGTCTGCAGGGTGCTAGTGTGCGCTGGCAGTGTGACGTGCAGGGGGTGGAGGTGTTGTGCAATCGCGATACGTTGGTCGGAGCACTGCTCAATCTCATCGAAAATGCGCTGCAGGCCAGCGCCGGAGCGCCGCGCCTGAAGGTTCACCTGTATCGCCGCAACGAAACGTTGCGCGTGTGCATAAGCGACTGTGGTAAAGGCATCGATGCCGAAACACTGAGCCGGTTGGGAGAGCCGTTTTTCACCACCCGGACCACCGGAACCGGCCTGGGGCTGGCAGTGGCCAAAGCCGTTGCCCGAGCCCATCAAGGTGAGCTGCAGTTGCGCTCGCGGCCTGGCCGCGGAACCTCTGCGTTGATGAGCCTGCCGCTGATTCCCGCCACTCACAAACCGGAGTGA